One stretch of Brettanomyces nanus chromosome 4, complete sequence DNA includes these proteins:
- a CDS encoding uncharacterized protein (BUSCO:EOG093431R5), whose protein sequence is MEEKVLESSEELHNGAVADDNNEQAVHEDSIFDKKTDFSYSSDEYEPELKEPTEEQKKEQSPKAKDVADSVLSSNSRSGTSSSSDSDSDSNSNSNSNSNSGLSVSNPGSESEDNVTDFEEDKDNDNDEGPIRSKNEIVDENAPSLPDDFIIDSNTPIRYLGNVTGIVEKNVIIQSSASAEYQVLEGAILCLKDRTPLGPLFEVFGRIHSPVYRLKYNTKQDLEKRSIKKGDQVYYVIPSAQFELTQNIKAIKGSDASNWNDEEIPEEEQEFSDDEKEKAAKRMKKRKHKNKTNSDNKKKKTDEIGSTSKKLIPDYIKSRLTSLPSSQASKKKDNKSKDSQSKDGGDQILMNDRSNISRQVYPQPLSIPCSIAASSQQPVSSTSQYSPAPLLNVLSQTSQAFVSIMNPQNQVQSSQNMTQQTHQQSEPPFSLDSTNQGQLLQNLISNVQSNFDQQQAKILAQIVSLLANQTKSAVTSIHSAVQNTLPANSEVYPCLEGQSMGPYAIQHGQMQNEDIKYSTAVDEEEADDADAYDPENPN, encoded by the coding sequence ATGGAGgaaaaagttcttgaatcttcagaaGAACTACATAACGGGGCAGTTGCTGATGACAACAATGAACAAGCCGTTCACGAGGATAGTATTTTTGATAAGAAAACAGATTTTAGTTATTCATCAGATGAATATGAGCCAGAATTAAAAGAACCGacagaagaacagaaaaaagaacagaGCCCCAAAGCAAAAGATGTCGCTGACTCTGTTTTAAGCTCCAATTCCAGATCCGGTACGAGTTCTAGCTCGGACTCGGACTCGGACTCGAACTCGAACTCAAACTCAAACTCAAACTCAGGGCTGTCTGTTTCAAACCCAGGATCAGAATCAGAAGATAATGTAActgattttgaagaagataaagataATGATAATGACGAGGGTCCGATAAGATCGAAAAACGAGATTGTGGATGAAAATGCACCTTCTTTGCCTGACGATTTCATTATTGACAGTAATACACCCATTCGATATCTTGGAAACGTGACAGGTATTGTGGAGAAAAATGTCATTATTCAATCTTCTGCATCAGCTGAATATCAGGTATTGGAAGGTGCAATTCTCTGTCTCAAAGACAGAACTCCATTAGGTCCGTTGTTTGAGGTTTTCGGAAGAATCCACTCTCCGGTCTACCGCCTTAAGTATAACACGAAACAAGACCTTGAAAAGCGAAGCataaaaaaaggagatCAAGTTTACTATGTCATTCCATCTGCACAATTTGAACTAACACAAAATATAAAGGCCATAAAGGGAAGTGATGCAAGTAACTGGAACGACGAGGAGATTCCAGAGGAGGAACAGGAGTTCTCCGATGacgagaaggagaaggcAGCCAAACGGATGAAAAAGCGAAAGCATAAGAATAAGACCAACAGCGataataagaaaaagaagacagaTGAAATAGGAAGTACCTCGAAGAAACTCATCCCAGATTACATCAAATCAAGGCTTACTTCATTACCTTCATCTCAggcttcaaagaaaaaagacaatAAGTCCAAAGATAGTCAGTCCAAAGATGGTGGAGATCAAATTCTTATGAACGATCGGAGTAACATTTCAAGACAAGTATACCCTCAGCCGCTCTCAATTCCATGTTCTATCGCGGCGTCGAGTCAGCAGCCggtttcttcaacttctcaatacTCTCCTGCGCCTTTACTCAACGTACTCTCGCAGACGTCGCAAGCTTTTGTAAGCATCATGAATCCTCAAAACCAGGTGCAGTCCTCACAAAATATGACACAACAAACCCATCAGCAGTCGGAGCCACCTTTTTCCCTGGACTCCACAAATCAAGGTCAGCTGCTCCAAAATTTGATTTCCAATGTTCAATCGAACTTTGACCAGCAGCAGGCGAAAATATTGGCCCAAATAGTTTCACTTCTTGCAAATCAAACTAAATCTGCCGTTACAAGCATACATTCGGCTGTGCAGAATACGCTACCGGCAAATAGTGAAGTATATCCATGTTTAGAAGGTCAAAGTATGGGACCGTATGCTATACAACATGGACAAATGCAGAACGAAGATATCAAGTACTCCACAGCGGTcgatgaggaagaagctgatgatgctgatgcttATGATCCCGAAAACCCTAATTGA
- a CDS encoding uncharacterized protein (EggNog:ENOG41) has product MNRIPLYFKVPAGVIHRRIYGAAQFYRSVVGRRGIAKASETDRITLSDIDLVVDTKPKPKFKKTAKKVKDISLKNDNENVIADEYTHTIPDRGAVTSDNSLTDFYLEMKEVIDKYSHRIEGEYVVLIQVGSFYELYFEQAELYANILGLTLTKKRLKRQNVSFAGFPDYKLEKYLQIIFSEGLRAVICDQKKLDFSNVICRPIDRLVTPGTVIDDGLRDYHRNNYLLAISFPEDPFKGDILNGKIGLAWCDVTLGSFYVLETNFDDLMAAITRIDPSEILVNSNFDIDQLMSGRDIPQYADLRHYYLTRFNVPTKRKHIEEFAGRFSDNKKLVTSMMDELKSKELSASKLLLHYLDECLPNYNTSFHLPTRSFPNKIMHIDPRAAQDLELTETIRDRLRVGALASIIDRTVTAPGARALNSWILMPSTDISVIKKRQKYVSMLIKYGDFTEELVIILRKTSDISRIIRRVDNNRAELSEYIDLSTTILLLEEIYKRAKEFSELLGLLFPLYEEFNKTPEFHKLALLIKNTIDPLVCSKIDTRYNRFRLDTDITRKTWSIQPGASQRLHTLRNKYDGYMKDYDLMIQKLKIQLEDFGYTGNLELIRHYRTGEFLVELKSSSKALSCVVEKSLYKHKEKTKSSVKLFVPEWELLGKKMIKLEGDIVLEESVVMIDLERKIFSMAEPLRNVSPIIEFLDTTQSFANMAKEKNLVCPIVDNSTEFDVVDGRHLVVEEGLRGRSSGVENFTSNSCHLDSGKAWIITGPNMGGKSTFLRQNALIAILAQMGSFVPATSARIGIIDKIFTRVGSSDSIFKNQSTFMVEMNETAIILRESTDKSLVIVDELGRGTSTQEGVAIAFASLLTMVKKNHSKVLFATHFGPELSSMIDSCSDLNEGTEFYCTELKSIATDDIPIDERIIFNHKLKKGLSMYSHALEIAQLAGFPKSTLRIAKENLPENYIK; this is encoded by the coding sequence ATGAATAGGATCCCACTATACTTCAAAGTACCGGCGGGTGTCATTCATAGAAGAATTTATGGGGCAGCACAATTTTACCGCTCAGTCGTGGGCCGAAGAGGTATCGCAAAAGCTTCAGAGACTGATAGGATCACTCTTTCTGATATAGATTTGGTGGTTGATACAAAACCGAAACCaaaattcaagaaaacGGCAAAAAAGGTTAAAGACATATCTCTTAAaaatgataatgaaaatGTAATTGCTGATGAATACACTCATACTATCCCGGATCGTGGTGCAGTGACAAGCGACAATTCGTTGACCGACTTCTACTTGGAAATGAAAGAGGTAATAGATAAATATTCTCACAGAATTGAGGGAGAATATGTTGTATTGATACAAGTTGGATCGTTTTATGAACTCTACTTTGAGCAGGCCGAACTTTACGCTAACATTCTAGGATTGACATTGACCAAAAAGCGGTTGAAACGACAGAATGTATCGTTTGCAGGATTCCCTGATTATAAGTTGGAGAAATATCTACAGATCATTTTTTCTGAAGGTCTTAGAGCAGTTATCTGCGATCAAAAGAAACTAGATTTCAGTAATGTCATTTGTCGGCCAATTGATCGCTTAGTAACACCTGGAACTGTGATTGATGATGGCCTCAGAGATTATCATAGAAATAATTATCTTTTAGCTATTTCGTTTCCAGAAGATCCCTTCAAAGGTGATATTCTCAATGGAAAGATAGGACTGGCTTGGTGTGATGTCACTTTAGGATCATTTTATGTTCTTGAAACAAATTTTGATGATTTAATGGCTGCGATTACACGTATCGACCCATCGGAGATACTGGTCAACAGTAATTTTGATATCGACCAGTTGATGAGTGGCCGTGATATACCCCAATATGCTGACTTGAGACATTATTATCTTACCAGGTTCAATGTTCCCACGAAAAGGAAGcatattgaagagtttgcTGGCCGGTTTTCCGATAATAAGAAATTAGTAACTTCAATGATGGATGAGCTCAAGTCAAAAGAGTTATCAGCCTCTAAATTATTACTACATTATTTGGATGAATGCCTCCCCAATTACAATACTAGTTTCCATCTTCCAACGAgatcttttccaaataAGATCATGCATATAGATCCGAGAGCTGCTCAGGACCTAGAATTAACTGAAACTATAAGAGACAGACTAAGGGTTGGAGCTTTAGCAAGCATAATAGATAGAACCGTGACAGCTCCAGGTGCACGAGCATTAAATAGCTGGATTCTTATGCCATCAACGGATATATCTGTGATTAAGAAGCGTCAGAAATATGTGAGTATGCTGATCAAGTACGGAGATTTCACAGAAGAACTGGTTATCATTTTGAGAAAGACTTCTGACATCAGCAGAATTATTCGCCGTGTTGATAATAATAGGGCTGAATTGAGTGAGTACATCGATCTCTCCACCACTATATTGTTGTTGGAAGAGATATACAAACGGGCTAAAGAGTTTTCCGAGCTGCTCggccttcttttccctCTATATGAAGAGTTCAATAAGACTCCCGAATTTCATAAACTTGCTCTCTTGATAAAAAATACCATCGATCCTCTGGTGTGCTCGAAGATCGATACAAGATATAATAGGTTTAGATTGGATACTGATATTACTAGGAAGACCTGGAGTATTCAACCCGGAGCCTCTCAGAGATTGCATACGCTCCGTAATAAGTATGATGGATACATGAAGGATTATGATCTCATGATtcagaaattgaaaattcaACTCGAAGATTTTGGTTATACAGGAAACTTGGAATTAATCAGACATTATAGAACCGGTGAATTTTTAGTCGAATTGAAATCTTCTAGCAAAGCCCTTTCATGCGTGGTAGAGAAATCGTTGTACAAGCACAAAGAGAAGACTAAATCATCCGTCAAGTTGTTTGTACCAGAATGGGAGCTATTGGGTAAGAAAATGATTAAACTAGAAGGTGACATTGTTTTGGAGGAGTCTGTTGTTATGATTGAccttgaaagaaagattttCAGTATGGCAGAGCCGTTGAGAAATGTATCTCCGATTATCGAGTTTCTGGATACGACTCAGTCATTTGCCAATATGGCTAAGGAGAAAAATCTTGTGTGTCCAATTGTTGATAATTCGACTGAATTTGATGTTGTCGATGGGAGGCATTTGGTTGTGGAAGAGGGTCTTAGAGGTCGATCGTCAGGAGTGGAGAATTTtacttcaaattcttgTCATTTGGATAGCGGTAAGGCTTGGATAATCACCGGTCCAAATATGGGTGGTAAAAGCACATTTTTACGCCAGAACGCGTTGATTGCGATTCTTGCTCAGATGGGGTCTTTTGTACCTGCTACATCTGCTCGAATCGGTATCATTGATAAAATTTTTACAAGAGTTGGGTCTTCTGATagcatcttcaagaatcaaTCTACATTCATGGTAGAAATGAATGAGACGGCCATCATTTTAAGAGAATCTACAGATAAATCATTGGTTATTGTTGACGAATTGGGCAGGGGTACCTCCACGCAAGAAGGAGTAGCTATTGCTTTTGCTTCGTTGCTAACAATGGTAAAAAAGAATCACTCAAAAGTACTCTTTGCTACACATTTTGGCCCTGAACTCTCCTCTATGATAGATTCATGTTCAGACCTAAACGAAGGCACAGAGTTTTATTGTACAGAGCTTAAGAGCATTGCCACTGATGATATTCccattgatgaaagaatcattttcaatcatAAGCTCAAAAAAGGACTAAGTATGTACTCACATGCATTAGAAATTGCGCAGTTAGCAGGATTTCCTAAATCTACCCTCAGGATAGCAAAAGAAAATCTACCGGAGAATTATATtaaatag